A region of Oryzias latipes chromosome 18, ASM223467v1 DNA encodes the following proteins:
- the ppargc1a gene encoding peroxisome proliferator-activated receptor gamma coactivator 1-alpha isoform X3: protein MAWDRCNQDSVWTELECAALVGEDQPLCPDLPELDLSELDVSDLDADSFLGGLKWYSDQSEIVSTQYGNEASNLFEKIDEENEANLLAVLTETLDSIPVDEDGLPSFEALADGDVTNASDRSCPSSPDGSPRTPEPEEPSLLKKLLLAPANSQLSYNQYTGGKAQNHAASSNHRIRPPPAVVKTESPWNGKARGGSSQQNRPVRRPCTELLKYLTATDDILLHTKGSEPKSAWGGASSKDKSGLGLGASSSSSSPSSSSTSSFSSLSSISSSSSSTTTTKKKSALPSQQPLQQHHQRAKPTTLPLPLTPESPNDYKGSPFENKTIERTLSVEIAGTPASPGPLTKEQTPVSLEAEAGHCRGSGEQTLTQASPIPAFGAASMRDQPQLCATSRKPLCDQEIRAELNKHFGHHPQAVHSQGGQEKEANCKRNKATAPQPAVAGENDYYSQKLLGSSYLHTGFLPFHDEIELGEGRDSRFVYPWEGTPLDLLFDCSPSSPSCSPPSSCSPSRGSLSPPSSLLLSPNRPFCWTTSGSRSRSRSHSGSRSSSSRYRRRSLSSSPDRRPPSWSRHSTDLNVSRSRTHKSPRPQSRSPLSRRPRYDSYEEYQHERLKREEYRLDYEKREFERAEQREKQRQKAIEERRVVYVGRLRSDCTRTELKRRFEVFGEIEECAVNLRDDGDNFGFITYRYTCDAFAALENGHTLRRPNDPQFELCFGGQKQFCKSHYTDLDSHTDDFDPASTKSKYDSMDFDSLLREAQCSLRR, encoded by the exons AAGATAGATGAAGAAAATGAGGCCAACTTGCTGGCAGTGCTCACAGAGACCCTGGACAGCATCCCGGTGGATGAGGACGGATTGCCTTCATTTGAGGCCCTGGCAGATGGGGACGTGACCAATGCCAGTGATCGGAGCTGTCCCTCCTCTCCCGACGGCTCGCCACGCACCCCGGAGCCCGAGGAGCCTTCCTTG CTGAAGAAGCTCCTTCTGGCACCTGCAAACTCCCAGCTCAGCTATAATCAATACACAGGTGGCAAGGCACAGAACCATGCAGCCAGCAGCAACCATCGGATCAGACCACCACCTGCCGTCGTCAAG ACGGAGAGCCCCTGGAATGGCAAGGCAAGAGGGGGCTCCAGCCAACAGAACCGCCCGGTGAGGCGGCCTTGCACTGAGCTGCTAAAATACCTAACAGCCACTGATGACATCCTACTCCACACCAAAGGCAGTGAACCTAAGAGCGCCTGGGGAGGTGCTAGTAGCAAAGACAAGAGCGGATTGGGTCTTGGTGCCTCTTCGTCCTCCTCATCGCCATCTTCATCCTCCACCTCCTCGTTCTCCTCCCTGTCGTCtatatcctcctcctcctcctccaccaccaccacaaagAAGAAGTCAGCTCTGCCATCTCAGCAGCCACTGCAGCAGCATCACCAGCGAG CCAAACCAACCACCTTGCCACTTCCTTTGACCCCAGAGTCTCCAAA TGACTACAAGGGATCACCTTTTGAGAACAAAACCATTGAACGCACATTAAGTGTGGAGATTGCTGGAACCCCAG CTTCACCTGGCCCTTTGACTAAGGAGCAGACTCCAGTGTCTCTGGAAGCAGAAGCAGGTCATTGCAGGGGCTCGGGGGAGCAAACCCTCACACAAGCCAGTCCTATCCCCGCATTCGGGGCCGCCTCCATGAGGGACCAACCACAACTCTGTGCCACGAGCCGGAAGCCCCTGTGCGACCAGGAAATCAGAGCAGAGCTCAACAAGCACTTTGGCCACCACCCACAAGCCGTCCACAGCCAGGGTGGCCAGGAAAAAGAGGCGAACTGCAAACGGAACAAGGCTACAGCCCCTCAGCCTGCTGTGGCGGGAGAAAATGACTATTACTCCCAGAAGCTGCTTGGCTCCAGCTACCTGCACACAGGGTTTCTGCCTTTCCATGATGAGATAGAGCTGGGCGAGGGCCGTGACAGTCGCTTTGTCTACCCTTGGGAGGGAACCCCTCTGGACCTACTCTTTGACTGCTCTCCCAGCTCTCCCTCCTGTTCCCCACCATCCAGCTGCTCCCCCTCCCGAGGCTCCCTCTCCCCGCCTTCCTCCCTTCTCCTGTCACCCAATAGACCTTTCTGCTGGACCACCAGCGGATCCCGCTCCCGCTCCCGTTCCCACTCCGGCTCCCGCAGCTCGTCATCACGGTATCGCCGGCGCTCCCTGTCCAGCTCCCCTGATAGACGCCCCCCCTCCTG GTCGCGTCACAGCACAGATTTGAATGTTTCTCGCTCCAGAACCCACAAGAGTCCCCGCCCCCAGTCACGCTCTCCTCTCAGCCGCAGGCCAAG GTATGACAGCTATGAGGAGTACCAGCATGAGAGGCTGAAGAGGGAGGAGTACCGCCTGGATTACGAGAAGCGGGAGTTTGAAAGGGCTGAGCAGAGAGAAAAGCAACGGCAAAAAGCCATA GAGGAGAGGAGGGTGGTGTATGTGGGGCGACTGAGGTCCGACTGCACCCGGACCGAGTTGAAGCGCCGCTTTGAAGTCTTCGGAGAAATTGAAGAATGTGCAGTGAACTTGAGGGATGATGG GGACAATTTTGGCTTCATCACCTACCGCTATACTTGTGACGCCTTTGCCGCCCTTGAGAACGGACACACCTTACGCAGGCCAAACGATCCTCAGTTCGAGCTGTGCTTCGGTGGACAAAAGCAGTTCTGCAAATCACATTACACAGACTTGG ACTCCCATACGGATGACTTTGATCCAGCCTCCACGAAAAGCAAGTATGACTCCATGGATTTTGACAGTTTGCTGAGGGAGGCTCAGTGCAGCCTGCGAAGGTAG
- the ppargc1a gene encoding peroxisome proliferator-activated receptor gamma coactivator 1-alpha isoform X1, translated as MAWDRCNQDSVWTELECAALVGEDQPLCPDLPELDLSELDVSDLDADSFLGGLKWYSDQSEIVSTQYGNEASNLFEKIDEENEANLLAVLTETLDSIPVDEDGLPSFEALADGDVTNASDRSCPSSPDGSPRTPEPEEPSLLKKLLLAPANSQLSYNQYTGGKAQNHAASSNHRIRPPPAVVKTESPWNGKARGGSSQQNRPVRRPCTELLKYLTATDDILLHTKGSEPKSAWGGASSKDKSGLGLGASSSSSSPSSSSTSSFSSLSSISSSSSSTTTTKKKSALPSQQPLQQHHQRAKPTTLPLPLTPESPNDYKGSPFENKTIERTLSVEIAGTPGLTPPTTPPHKASQENPFKASLKTKLSSCSSSALTCKRSRLSELGACVVALAPGASAGGPARKGPEQTELYAQLSKASTALPYTIAPYAVGGGLEEHRSPGNNKRACPRGHSDHDYCQASARSKAAGGTATVTTVEMTFTPRASDASMPSSGKVENGRLECKDSAMPAPFSPPSFSPSSASPGPLTKEQTPVSLEAEAGHCRGSGEQTLTQASPIPAFGAASMRDQPQLCATSRKPLCDQEIRAELNKHFGHHPQAVHSQGGQEKEANCKRNKATAPQPAVAGENDYYSQKLLGSSYLHTGFLPFHDEIELGEGRDSRFVYPWEGTPLDLLFDCSPSSPSCSPPSSCSPSRGSLSPPSSLLLSPNRPFCWTTSGSRSRSRSHSGSRSSSSRYRRRSLSSSPDRRPPSWSRHSTDLNVSRSRTHKSPRPQSRSPLSRRPRYDSYEEYQHERLKREEYRLDYEKREFERAEQREKQRQKAIEERRVVYVGRLRSDCTRTELKRRFEVFGEIEECAVNLRDDGDNFGFITYRYTCDAFAALENGHTLRRPNDPQFELCFGGQKQFCKSHYTDLDSHTDDFDPASTKSKYDSMDFDSLLREAQCSLRR; from the exons AAGATAGATGAAGAAAATGAGGCCAACTTGCTGGCAGTGCTCACAGAGACCCTGGACAGCATCCCGGTGGATGAGGACGGATTGCCTTCATTTGAGGCCCTGGCAGATGGGGACGTGACCAATGCCAGTGATCGGAGCTGTCCCTCCTCTCCCGACGGCTCGCCACGCACCCCGGAGCCCGAGGAGCCTTCCTTG CTGAAGAAGCTCCTTCTGGCACCTGCAAACTCCCAGCTCAGCTATAATCAATACACAGGTGGCAAGGCACAGAACCATGCAGCCAGCAGCAACCATCGGATCAGACCACCACCTGCCGTCGTCAAG ACGGAGAGCCCCTGGAATGGCAAGGCAAGAGGGGGCTCCAGCCAACAGAACCGCCCGGTGAGGCGGCCTTGCACTGAGCTGCTAAAATACCTAACAGCCACTGATGACATCCTACTCCACACCAAAGGCAGTGAACCTAAGAGCGCCTGGGGAGGTGCTAGTAGCAAAGACAAGAGCGGATTGGGTCTTGGTGCCTCTTCGTCCTCCTCATCGCCATCTTCATCCTCCACCTCCTCGTTCTCCTCCCTGTCGTCtatatcctcctcctcctcctccaccaccaccacaaagAAGAAGTCAGCTCTGCCATCTCAGCAGCCACTGCAGCAGCATCACCAGCGAG CCAAACCAACCACCTTGCCACTTCCTTTGACCCCAGAGTCTCCAAA TGACTACAAGGGATCACCTTTTGAGAACAAAACCATTGAACGCACATTAAGTGTGGAGATTGCTGGAACCCCAG GTCTGACACCACCAACCACGCCCCCACACAAAGCCAGTCAAGAGAATCCTTTCAAAGCATCTCTCAAAACCAAGTTGTCCTCATGTTCCTCCTCGGCCTTGACATGCAAAAGAAGCAGGTTGAGTGAGTTAGGCGCCTGCGTTGTGGCCCTGGCCCCGGGTGCCTCAGCTGGGGGCCCCGCCAGGAAGGGTCCCGAACAGACTGAGCTTTACGCGCAGCTGAGCAAAGCGTCCACCGCCCTCCCTTACACTATTGCTCCATATGCAGTAGGGGGCGGCCTTGAGGAGCACCGCAGCCCTGGCAACAACAAGCGGGCCTGTCCCCGCGGCCACAGTGACCATGATTATTGCCAGGCATCAGCTCGTTCCAAGGCGGCAGGGGGCACAGCCACTGTGACCACAGTGGAAATGACATTTACCCCACGTGCTTCTGATGCCTCAATGCCCAGTTCTGGCAAAGTAGAGAACGGGCGTCTGGAATGTAAGGACTCGGCCATGCCAGCACCCTTTTCACCACCATCTTTTTCTCCATCTTCAGCTTCACCTGGCCCTTTGACTAAGGAGCAGACTCCAGTGTCTCTGGAAGCAGAAGCAGGTCATTGCAGGGGCTCGGGGGAGCAAACCCTCACACAAGCCAGTCCTATCCCCGCATTCGGGGCCGCCTCCATGAGGGACCAACCACAACTCTGTGCCACGAGCCGGAAGCCCCTGTGCGACCAGGAAATCAGAGCAGAGCTCAACAAGCACTTTGGCCACCACCCACAAGCCGTCCACAGCCAGGGTGGCCAGGAAAAAGAGGCGAACTGCAAACGGAACAAGGCTACAGCCCCTCAGCCTGCTGTGGCGGGAGAAAATGACTATTACTCCCAGAAGCTGCTTGGCTCCAGCTACCTGCACACAGGGTTTCTGCCTTTCCATGATGAGATAGAGCTGGGCGAGGGCCGTGACAGTCGCTTTGTCTACCCTTGGGAGGGAACCCCTCTGGACCTACTCTTTGACTGCTCTCCCAGCTCTCCCTCCTGTTCCCCACCATCCAGCTGCTCCCCCTCCCGAGGCTCCCTCTCCCCGCCTTCCTCCCTTCTCCTGTCACCCAATAGACCTTTCTGCTGGACCACCAGCGGATCCCGCTCCCGCTCCCGTTCCCACTCCGGCTCCCGCAGCTCGTCATCACGGTATCGCCGGCGCTCCCTGTCCAGCTCCCCTGATAGACGCCCCCCCTCCTG GTCGCGTCACAGCACAGATTTGAATGTTTCTCGCTCCAGAACCCACAAGAGTCCCCGCCCCCAGTCACGCTCTCCTCTCAGCCGCAGGCCAAG GTATGACAGCTATGAGGAGTACCAGCATGAGAGGCTGAAGAGGGAGGAGTACCGCCTGGATTACGAGAAGCGGGAGTTTGAAAGGGCTGAGCAGAGAGAAAAGCAACGGCAAAAAGCCATA GAGGAGAGGAGGGTGGTGTATGTGGGGCGACTGAGGTCCGACTGCACCCGGACCGAGTTGAAGCGCCGCTTTGAAGTCTTCGGAGAAATTGAAGAATGTGCAGTGAACTTGAGGGATGATGG GGACAATTTTGGCTTCATCACCTACCGCTATACTTGTGACGCCTTTGCCGCCCTTGAGAACGGACACACCTTACGCAGGCCAAACGATCCTCAGTTCGAGCTGTGCTTCGGTGGACAAAAGCAGTTCTGCAAATCACATTACACAGACTTGG ACTCCCATACGGATGACTTTGATCCAGCCTCCACGAAAAGCAAGTATGACTCCATGGATTTTGACAGTTTGCTGAGGGAGGCTCAGTGCAGCCTGCGAAGGTAG
- the ppargc1a gene encoding peroxisome proliferator-activated receptor gamma coactivator 1-alpha isoform X2 has protein sequence MAWDRCNQDSVWTELECAALVGEDQPLCPDLPELDLSELDVSDLDADSFLGGLKWYSDQSEIVSTQYGNEASNLFEIDEENEANLLAVLTETLDSIPVDEDGLPSFEALADGDVTNASDRSCPSSPDGSPRTPEPEEPSLLKKLLLAPANSQLSYNQYTGGKAQNHAASSNHRIRPPPAVVKTESPWNGKARGGSSQQNRPVRRPCTELLKYLTATDDILLHTKGSEPKSAWGGASSKDKSGLGLGASSSSSSPSSSSTSSFSSLSSISSSSSSTTTTKKKSALPSQQPLQQHHQRAKPTTLPLPLTPESPNDYKGSPFENKTIERTLSVEIAGTPGLTPPTTPPHKASQENPFKASLKTKLSSCSSSALTCKRSRLSELGACVVALAPGASAGGPARKGPEQTELYAQLSKASTALPYTIAPYAVGGGLEEHRSPGNNKRACPRGHSDHDYCQASARSKAAGGTATVTTVEMTFTPRASDASMPSSGKVENGRLECKDSAMPAPFSPPSFSPSSASPGPLTKEQTPVSLEAEAGHCRGSGEQTLTQASPIPAFGAASMRDQPQLCATSRKPLCDQEIRAELNKHFGHHPQAVHSQGGQEKEANCKRNKATAPQPAVAGENDYYSQKLLGSSYLHTGFLPFHDEIELGEGRDSRFVYPWEGTPLDLLFDCSPSSPSCSPPSSCSPSRGSLSPPSSLLLSPNRPFCWTTSGSRSRSRSHSGSRSSSSRYRRRSLSSSPDRRPPSWSRHSTDLNVSRSRTHKSPRPQSRSPLSRRPRYDSYEEYQHERLKREEYRLDYEKREFERAEQREKQRQKAIEERRVVYVGRLRSDCTRTELKRRFEVFGEIEECAVNLRDDGDNFGFITYRYTCDAFAALENGHTLRRPNDPQFELCFGGQKQFCKSHYTDLDSHTDDFDPASTKSKYDSMDFDSLLREAQCSLRR, from the exons ATAGATGAAGAAAATGAGGCCAACTTGCTGGCAGTGCTCACAGAGACCCTGGACAGCATCCCGGTGGATGAGGACGGATTGCCTTCATTTGAGGCCCTGGCAGATGGGGACGTGACCAATGCCAGTGATCGGAGCTGTCCCTCCTCTCCCGACGGCTCGCCACGCACCCCGGAGCCCGAGGAGCCTTCCTTG CTGAAGAAGCTCCTTCTGGCACCTGCAAACTCCCAGCTCAGCTATAATCAATACACAGGTGGCAAGGCACAGAACCATGCAGCCAGCAGCAACCATCGGATCAGACCACCACCTGCCGTCGTCAAG ACGGAGAGCCCCTGGAATGGCAAGGCAAGAGGGGGCTCCAGCCAACAGAACCGCCCGGTGAGGCGGCCTTGCACTGAGCTGCTAAAATACCTAACAGCCACTGATGACATCCTACTCCACACCAAAGGCAGTGAACCTAAGAGCGCCTGGGGAGGTGCTAGTAGCAAAGACAAGAGCGGATTGGGTCTTGGTGCCTCTTCGTCCTCCTCATCGCCATCTTCATCCTCCACCTCCTCGTTCTCCTCCCTGTCGTCtatatcctcctcctcctcctccaccaccaccacaaagAAGAAGTCAGCTCTGCCATCTCAGCAGCCACTGCAGCAGCATCACCAGCGAG CCAAACCAACCACCTTGCCACTTCCTTTGACCCCAGAGTCTCCAAA TGACTACAAGGGATCACCTTTTGAGAACAAAACCATTGAACGCACATTAAGTGTGGAGATTGCTGGAACCCCAG GTCTGACACCACCAACCACGCCCCCACACAAAGCCAGTCAAGAGAATCCTTTCAAAGCATCTCTCAAAACCAAGTTGTCCTCATGTTCCTCCTCGGCCTTGACATGCAAAAGAAGCAGGTTGAGTGAGTTAGGCGCCTGCGTTGTGGCCCTGGCCCCGGGTGCCTCAGCTGGGGGCCCCGCCAGGAAGGGTCCCGAACAGACTGAGCTTTACGCGCAGCTGAGCAAAGCGTCCACCGCCCTCCCTTACACTATTGCTCCATATGCAGTAGGGGGCGGCCTTGAGGAGCACCGCAGCCCTGGCAACAACAAGCGGGCCTGTCCCCGCGGCCACAGTGACCATGATTATTGCCAGGCATCAGCTCGTTCCAAGGCGGCAGGGGGCACAGCCACTGTGACCACAGTGGAAATGACATTTACCCCACGTGCTTCTGATGCCTCAATGCCCAGTTCTGGCAAAGTAGAGAACGGGCGTCTGGAATGTAAGGACTCGGCCATGCCAGCACCCTTTTCACCACCATCTTTTTCTCCATCTTCAGCTTCACCTGGCCCTTTGACTAAGGAGCAGACTCCAGTGTCTCTGGAAGCAGAAGCAGGTCATTGCAGGGGCTCGGGGGAGCAAACCCTCACACAAGCCAGTCCTATCCCCGCATTCGGGGCCGCCTCCATGAGGGACCAACCACAACTCTGTGCCACGAGCCGGAAGCCCCTGTGCGACCAGGAAATCAGAGCAGAGCTCAACAAGCACTTTGGCCACCACCCACAAGCCGTCCACAGCCAGGGTGGCCAGGAAAAAGAGGCGAACTGCAAACGGAACAAGGCTACAGCCCCTCAGCCTGCTGTGGCGGGAGAAAATGACTATTACTCCCAGAAGCTGCTTGGCTCCAGCTACCTGCACACAGGGTTTCTGCCTTTCCATGATGAGATAGAGCTGGGCGAGGGCCGTGACAGTCGCTTTGTCTACCCTTGGGAGGGAACCCCTCTGGACCTACTCTTTGACTGCTCTCCCAGCTCTCCCTCCTGTTCCCCACCATCCAGCTGCTCCCCCTCCCGAGGCTCCCTCTCCCCGCCTTCCTCCCTTCTCCTGTCACCCAATAGACCTTTCTGCTGGACCACCAGCGGATCCCGCTCCCGCTCCCGTTCCCACTCCGGCTCCCGCAGCTCGTCATCACGGTATCGCCGGCGCTCCCTGTCCAGCTCCCCTGATAGACGCCCCCCCTCCTG GTCGCGTCACAGCACAGATTTGAATGTTTCTCGCTCCAGAACCCACAAGAGTCCCCGCCCCCAGTCACGCTCTCCTCTCAGCCGCAGGCCAAG GTATGACAGCTATGAGGAGTACCAGCATGAGAGGCTGAAGAGGGAGGAGTACCGCCTGGATTACGAGAAGCGGGAGTTTGAAAGGGCTGAGCAGAGAGAAAAGCAACGGCAAAAAGCCATA GAGGAGAGGAGGGTGGTGTATGTGGGGCGACTGAGGTCCGACTGCACCCGGACCGAGTTGAAGCGCCGCTTTGAAGTCTTCGGAGAAATTGAAGAATGTGCAGTGAACTTGAGGGATGATGG GGACAATTTTGGCTTCATCACCTACCGCTATACTTGTGACGCCTTTGCCGCCCTTGAGAACGGACACACCTTACGCAGGCCAAACGATCCTCAGTTCGAGCTGTGCTTCGGTGGACAAAAGCAGTTCTGCAAATCACATTACACAGACTTGG ACTCCCATACGGATGACTTTGATCCAGCCTCCACGAAAAGCAAGTATGACTCCATGGATTTTGACAGTTTGCTGAGGGAGGCTCAGTGCAGCCTGCGAAGGTAG